A region from the Candidatus Methylarchaceae archaeon HK02M2 genome encodes:
- a CDS encoding DUF1122 family protein has translation PHILTGIFSTGRKSSGIRGWMDADYYEKISLNKVTLNLQELGLDIQLFRKIGGLIPNGGSLMVSYEMFWGESEIHKDTSQALKLGMPPIITPIGYLIFRAGCWAGFKDWYFSEGGNEGPKKLQGFKPVDKENARLRAKETIKSLNNFIEIKEDRSELERNANKKSKEIIETLIAYRFNNF, from the coding sequence ATCCTCATATATTGACAGGTATCTTTAGTACAGGTCGCAAATCATCAGGGATCAGGGGATGGATGGACGCAGATTATTATGAGAAGATTTCTCTCAATAAAGTGACTCTAAATCTTCAAGAGTTAGGATTAGATATTCAGCTTTTCAGAAAGATAGGTGGGTTAATTCCAAATGGAGGGAGCTTGATGGTTTCTTATGAAATGTTCTGGGGAGAGAGTGAAATACACAAAGATACCTCACAAGCCTTGAAATTGGGGATGCCACCTATAATCACTCCTATAGGGTATCTGATTTTCCGAGCTGGTTGCTGGGCAGGATTCAAAGATTGGTATTTTTCGGAAGGAGGAAATGAAGGGCCTAAAAAACTTCAAGGATTCAAACCTGTCGATAAAGAGAATGCTCGTTTAAGAGCCAAAGAAACGATCAAGTCTCTTAACAATTTCATCGAGATAAAGGAAGACCGTTCTGAGCTTGAACGTAATGCTAATAAGAAATCTAAAGAGATCATAGAAACGCTAATTGCTTACCGTTTTAATAATTTCTAA
- the iorA gene encoding indolepyruvate ferredoxin oxidoreductase subunit alpha: protein MQFNRKTIDKGKGEVIIIDMSEKILLNENGMKIILLGNEAIVRGALESGVGFASTFPGTPTSEIGDTFAKVANKVGIYFEYSTNEKVALEGAAGAALSGVRSTVSFKQYGLNVSSESAFPLAYVGVRAGMVIVVADDPSCWSSAQSEQDSRYYARLGHIPMLEPANSQECKDFTKIAFDLSEKFNLPVFLRLTTRVSHTRGVVTLGRIVKGRTKGKFLKDSIKFRNFPPYIIETHKELHRKLEAIRRISEEIEINFFVNEDVKNDLGIIASGVSFNYVMDALDHLKMNLPVFKLGLTYPIPEEKIRNFIKNLKSILVVEEIEPILEKSINSLAKDVNPELRVFGRSGYLPTAGELTEEAILLTISKITGKKLDYDLIAHKEDYNKLKIARRFPLMCPGCPHRATFFATKSATGEDTTFIGDIGCYILGIFPPFETQDIIFSMGASEGLIHGIKKVSDQKVIAFIGDGTFFHAGIPALINTVFNKSNPLIIILDNRTTAMTGHQPNPTVGVTGMGDQTKAIAIEDIVKACGVENVKVVDSFNVKEMEKTVGEFLQNDKVSVIVAKRECQLLAVRRKRREGKAIPKFNIDKSRCNGCGICLYQLGCPAISVENGVFDINEDLCTGCAVCVRICPKRAIKVVR from the coding sequence ATGCAATTTAATCGTAAAACAATAGATAAAGGGAAGGGCGAAGTAATTATTATTGACATGTCTGAGAAGATACTTCTGAACGAAAATGGAATGAAAATTATTCTTTTGGGGAATGAGGCAATAGTCAGGGGTGCCTTGGAATCTGGAGTCGGTTTTGCTTCTACTTTTCCTGGTACTCCAACATCAGAGATAGGCGATACATTCGCAAAGGTTGCCAATAAGGTTGGCATATACTTTGAATATAGCACGAATGAAAAAGTTGCTCTAGAGGGTGCAGCAGGTGCTGCACTTTCCGGTGTAAGATCTACAGTCTCTTTTAAGCAATATGGGTTGAATGTTTCTTCCGAGAGTGCGTTTCCTCTAGCATATGTAGGAGTAAGAGCGGGCATGGTCATAGTGGTTGCAGATGATCCTAGCTGTTGGAGTAGTGCCCAATCAGAACAAGATAGCAGATATTATGCCCGTCTAGGACACATACCTATGCTCGAGCCCGCAAATTCACAAGAATGCAAGGATTTCACAAAGATTGCATTTGATTTATCGGAGAAGTTCAATCTGCCTGTATTTTTAAGATTGACGACAAGAGTCAGCCATACTAGGGGGGTTGTAACACTTGGTAGAATTGTTAAAGGACGTACAAAGGGAAAATTTTTAAAAGATTCCATAAAATTCAGGAATTTCCCACCCTATATCATAGAAACTCATAAAGAGTTACATAGAAAATTGGAGGCAATAAGAAGGATTTCTGAAGAAATCGAAATAAATTTTTTTGTAAATGAGGATGTTAAAAACGATCTTGGCATAATAGCTTCAGGAGTCTCGTTTAATTACGTTATGGATGCTTTGGATCATCTAAAAATGAATTTACCTGTATTTAAGTTGGGATTAACCTACCCTATTCCTGAAGAAAAGATAAGGAATTTTATAAAAAATTTAAAATCTATTTTAGTTGTTGAAGAGATCGAGCCAATTCTAGAAAAAAGCATAAACTCTTTAGCAAAGGATGTGAATCCAGAATTAAGAGTATTCGGGAGAAGTGGATATCTGCCAACAGCTGGTGAGCTCACTGAGGAAGCGATACTACTCACAATAAGCAAGATAACTGGAAAGAAACTCGACTATGATCTTATCGCTCATAAAGAAGATTATAATAAATTGAAGATAGCAAGGAGGTTTCCCCTCATGTGCCCTGGTTGTCCTCATAGAGCTACATTCTTCGCAACTAAATCAGCAACAGGAGAAGATACTACATTTATTGGGGATATAGGTTGCTATATCTTAGGAATATTTCCTCCTTTTGAAACCCAAGACATCATATTCTCCATGGGTGCAAGTGAAGGATTGATTCATGGGATTAAAAAAGTCAGTGATCAGAAGGTCATAGCCTTTATCGGTGATGGAACATTCTTCCATGCCGGAATTCCAGCGTTGATCAACACTGTTTTCAATAAATCCAACCCCTTGATAATAATTCTTGACAATAGGACAACAGCGATGACTGGACACCAACCAAACCCTACCGTAGGCGTAACTGGGATGGGGGATCAGACCAAAGCGATTGCCATCGAAGATATAGTAAAAGCATGTGGAGTTGAGAACGTCAAGGTTGTGGATTCTTTCAATGTAAAAGAGATGGAAAAAACAGTAGGAGAATTTTTACAAAATGATAAAGTTTCTGTGATAGTAGCAAAAAGAGAGTGTCAATTACTTGCTGTTAGAAGAAAGAGAAG